The following are encoded together in the Vicia villosa cultivar HV-30 ecotype Madison, WI unplaced genomic scaffold, Vvil1.0 ctg.000397F_1_1, whole genome shotgun sequence genome:
- the LOC131627721 gene encoding probable leucine-rich repeat receptor-like serine/threonine-protein kinase At3g14840 — translation MNTFSQFFLLSLTFIWFISLTAFAATTIHPDEKKALEDIGKSLDKKDWNFDIDPCSNKPNWVTPPIPHVFENNVTCDCSIGGDNFCHVIWISLKGQNLQGTLSPELKRLRHLQMIDLARNNLNGTIPKEWGSLTNIRKMGLLSNRLTGSIPVEIANISHLQELELYNNQFSGNLPPGLGHLTQIRTLRLSSNNFTGELPVTFAKLTTLTEFRIEDNQFSGKIPNYIQNWTSINKILIQGSGLSGPIPSGISRLRNLTDLRISDLNGSEYAPLPQLSNLTLLNNLILRNCNISGTLPENLKTMKSLKILDLSFNNLSGTIPRTYADMNSVKYIFLTGNLLTGSVPAWKKNVSVDLSYNNFSISQGSQICQDENVNLFSTSWARNGTGTTSCLSFQCPKPSNSLYINCGGNQTRVNGKSYDGDSDSPGPARFHASPTGNWAFSTTGIFIESGDLGETYSSQNISKLTMEDAELYTNARVSPISLTYYGFCLANGSYTVNLHFAEIMIPGDQTYGSNGRRIFDIYLQGNAVQKDFNIAKEAGGVGKKIIKQFNDVVVTSNTLEIRLYWAGKGTQSLPNKSVYGPLISAISVESSDSAAGIISAGAVVGIVVTATIIMFSF, via the exons AtgaacactttctctcaatttttcTTACTTTCACTCACATTCATTTGGTTCATATCTCTTACAGCTTTTGCTGCTACTACCATCCACCCTGATGAAA AGAAAGCTCTTGAAGATATAGGTAAATCACTTGATAAGAAGGATTGGAACTTTGATATCGATCCCTGCAGCAACAAACCTAATTGGGTTACGCCTCCTATACCCCATGTTTTTGAGAATAATGTCACCTGTGATTGCTCTATTGGCGGTGATAACTTCTGCCATGTTATTTGGAT AAGTTTAAAAGGGCAAAATCTCCAAGGTACTCTCTCACCGGAACTGAAGAGGTTGCGTCACCTCCAAATGAT TGACCTTGCTCGCAATAACTTGAATGGTACAATTCCTAAAGAATGGGGCTCCTTGACGAATATTCGTAAAAT GGGTCTCCTCTCAAATCGATTAACCGGTTCAATACCAGTGGAGATTGCTAACATATCTCATCTCCAAGAATT GGAGTTATACAAcaatcaattttctggaaatcttCCTCCTGGACTTGGGCATCTAACCCAAATTCGAACATT GCGACTTTCCTCTAACAATTTTACTGGAGAACTACCTGTGACATTCgccaagctcactacattgacaGAATT CCGAATTGAGGACAACCAATTCTCTGGAAAGATACCCAATTATATTCAGAACTGGACAAGTATTAATAAGAT ACTGATTCAAGGAAGTGGATTAAGTGGGCCTATTCCTTCTGGAATTTCACGTTTGAGAAACTTAACAGATTT GAGAATCAGTGATCTGAATGGATCTGAATATGCACCTTTGCCTCAACTTAGTAATCTGACACTGTTAAACAACCT GATTCTGAGGAATTGCAACATCAGTGGAACTCTACCTGAAAATCTTAAGACTATGAAATCATTAAAAATCTT AGACCTTAGCTTTAACAACTTAAGTGGAACAATTCCGAGGACCTATGCTGACATGAACAGTgtgaaatatat ATTTTTAACTGGAAACCTTCTGACCGGATCAGTGCCGGCTTGGAAAAAGAATGTCAGCGT AGATCTTTCATACAATAACTTCAGCATCAGCCAAGGGAGTCAGATATGTCAAGATGAAAATGT GAACTTGTTTTCGACCTCATGGGCACGAAATGGCAC AGGAACAACTTCATGTTTGAGCTTTCAATGTCCCAAAC CCTCAAACTCACTCTATATAAATTGTGGTGGAAATCAAACAAGAGTCAATGGAAAAAGTTATGACGGTGATTCAGATTCACCTGGACCAGCTAGATTTCATGCCAGTCCAACAGGAAACTGGGCATTTAGCACCACTGGTATATTCATTGAAAGTGGTGATCTTGGAGAAACTTATTCCTCACAAAACATCTCTAAACTTACAATGGAAGATGCTGAATTGTACACCAATGCACGTGTTTCTCCTATTTCTTTGACTTATTATGGATTTTGCCTGGCAAATGGAAGCTACACGGTAAATCTACATTTTGCTGAAATAATGATCCCAGGCGATCAAACTTACGGAAGTAATGGAAGGCGTATATTTGATATATACCTTCAG GGAAATGCAGTGCAAAAGGACTTCAATATTGCCAAAGAAGCAGGAGGAGTTGGTAAGAAAATCATAAAACAGTTCAACGATGTTGTTGTTACTAGTAATACTTTGGAGATCCGTTTGTATTGGGCTGGAAAAGGTACACAGTCTCTCCCAAATAAATCAGTATACGGTCCTCTTATATCAGCTATATCAGTGGAATCATCTG ATTCTGCAGCTGGAATCATATCTGCAGGAGCTGTAGTTGGAATTGTGGTTACAGCAACGATTATCATGTTCTCCTTCTAG